The following coding sequences are from one Pasteurellaceae bacterium RH1A window:
- a CDS encoding DNA-directed RNA polymerase subunit beta: MAYSYSEKKRIRKSFGKRPQVLNVPYLLTIQLDSFDKFIQRDPEGQQGLEAAFRSVFPIVSNNGATELQYVSYELGEPVFDVRECQIRGTTYAAPLRVKLRLVSYDREAAAGTVKDIKEQNVYMGEIPLMTDNGTFVINGTERVIVSQLHRSPGVFFDSDKGKSHASGKVLYNARIIPYRGSWLDFEFDPKDNLYARIDRRRKLPATIILRALGYTTEEILNLFFEKVTYKVSDNNQLQMTLVPERLRGETAKFNIEANGKVYVEEGRRITARHVRELEKDKVAFIDVPVEYIIGKVSAKDYIDLETGEVLCAANMEISLELLAKLSQAGHKEIEVLFTNDLDEGSYISETLRVDPTYDRLSALVEIYRMMRPGEPPTKEAAEGLFDNMFFSTDRYDLSAVGRMKFNRSLNIPEGEGTGILSKEDIILVMKKLVDIRNGSGEVDDIDHLGNRRIRSVGEMAENQFRIGLVRVERAVKERLSLGDLDGVTPQDLINAKPISAAVKEFFGSSQLSQFMDQNNPLSEVTHKRRISALGPGGLTRERAGFEVRDVHNTHYGRLCPIETPEGPNIGLINSLSVYSRTNNYGFLETPYRKVVNGVVTEEIEYLSAIDETNFIIAQANSNLDENFRFTDTYVTARGERGESGLYRPEEVQYMDVSTQQVVSVAAALIPFLEHDDANRALMGANMQRQAVPTLRSDKPLVGTGMEKPIALDSGVAVIAKRGGTIQYVDASRIVVKVNEDETIAGEAGIDIYNLIKYTRSNQNTCINQIPCVKLGEPVERGEILADGPSTDLGELALGQNIRVAFMPWNGYNFEDSMLVSERVVQEDRFTTIHIQELSCVARDTKLGAEEITADIPNVGESALSKLDESGIVYIGAEVKGGDILVGKVTPKGETQLTPEEKLLRAIFGEKASDVKDSSLRVPNGTSGTVIDVQVFTRDGVEKDKRALEIEEMQLRDAKKDLTEEFEILEAGLFARVRGLLIAGGVKEADLDKLSRDKWLEQTLDDEAKQNQLEQLAEQHEELRKEFERKLEIKRNKIIQGDDLAPGVLKVVKVYLAVKRQIQPGDKMAGRHGNKGVISKINPVEDMPYDENGQPVEIVLNPLGVPSRMNIGQILETHLGLAARGIGDKINEMIKQQQSVAKLREYMQKAYDLGHGAQEVDLSTFSDEEVIRLANNLRKGLPLATPVFDGAHESEIKGLLELGGLPTSGQITLYDGRTGEKFERPVTVGYMYMLKLNHLVDDKMHARSTGSYSLVTQQPLGGKAQFGGQRFGEMEVWALEAYGAAYTLQEMLTVKSDDVNGRTKMYKNIVDGTHYMEPGMPESFNVITKEIRALAIDMELDEA, from the coding sequence GGTAAAACTGCGTTTGGTCAGCTACGACCGTGAAGCAGCAGCTGGCACCGTTAAAGACATCAAAGAACAAAACGTCTATATGGGCGAAATTCCACTCATGACCGATAACGGTACTTTCGTAATCAATGGTACTGAGCGTGTTATCGTTTCGCAATTACACCGTAGCCCAGGCGTGTTCTTCGATTCAGACAAGGGTAAATCCCACGCCTCAGGTAAGGTTTTATATAATGCCCGCATTATCCCTTACCGTGGTTCTTGGTTAGACTTCGAGTTCGACCCGAAAGACAACCTCTACGCCCGTATCGACCGTCGCCGTAAATTGCCGGCCACCATCATCTTGCGTGCACTTGGCTACACCACTGAAGAAATCCTCAACCTCTTCTTTGAAAAGGTCACTTACAAGGTTTCAGACAACAATCAATTACAAATGACCCTTGTGCCAGAGCGTTTGCGTGGTGAAACGGCTAAATTCAATATTGAAGCCAATGGTAAGGTCTATGTAGAAGAAGGCCGCCGTATTACGGCTCGTCACGTGCGTGAGTTGGAAAAGGATAAAGTTGCCTTTATTGATGTGCCTGTGGAATACATCATCGGCAAGGTATCTGCCAAAGACTACATTGATCTTGAAACTGGTGAAGTGCTTTGTGCGGCCAATATGGAAATTTCCTTGGAGCTCTTGGCTAAGCTCAGCCAGGCAGGTCACAAGGAAATTGAAGTCCTCTTTACCAACGACTTGGACGAAGGTTCTTACATTTCTGAAACCTTACGTGTGGACCCAACCTACGACCGTTTAAGTGCCTTGGTGGAAATCTACCGCATGATGCGTCCAGGCGAGCCGCCAACAAAAGAAGCGGCAGAAGGCTTGTTCGACAATATGTTCTTCTCAACCGACCGCTACGACTTATCTGCAGTAGGTCGAATGAAATTCAACCGCTCGCTCAACATTCCAGAAGGCGAAGGCACAGGCATTTTAAGCAAGGAAGACATCATTCTTGTAATGAAGAAATTGGTGGACATCCGTAATGGCAGCGGCGAAGTGGACGATATCGACCACCTGGGCAACCGTCGTATCCGCTCTGTGGGCGAAATGGCAGAAAACCAATTCCGTATCGGCTTGGTACGTGTAGAACGTGCGGTGAAAGAACGCCTCTCCCTAGGCGACCTAGACGGAGTGACTCCGCAAGATCTCATCAATGCCAAACCAATTTCAGCCGCGGTTAAAGAATTCTTTGGTTCATCGCAACTTTCGCAATTTATGGACCAAAACAACCCGCTTTCAGAGGTGACCCATAAACGCCGTATCTCGGCTCTTGGTCCAGGCGGTTTAACCCGTGAGCGTGCAGGTTTTGAGGTGCGTGACGTACACAACACCCACTATGGCCGTTTGTGTCCAATCGAAACCCCAGAAGGCCCGAACATCGGTTTGATCAACTCGCTTTCAGTCTACTCCCGTACCAACAACTACGGCTTCTTGGAAACCCCATACCGTAAAGTGGTAAATGGCGTAGTAACTGAAGAAATTGAGTACCTCTCAGCCATTGATGAAACCAACTTCATCATCGCTCAGGCTAACTCAAACTTAGATGAAAACTTCCGCTTTACCGACACCTATGTAACGGCTCGTGGTGAGCGTGGTGAGTCTGGTCTCTATCGCCCTGAAGAAGTCCAATATATGGACGTTTCCACTCAGCAGGTGGTTTCTGTGGCAGCGGCCCTTATTCCATTCTTGGAGCACGACGATGCTAACCGTGCCTTGATGGGTGCCAACATGCAACGTCAGGCTGTACCAACTCTCCGTTCTGACAAGCCATTAGTCGGTACGGGCATGGAAAAACCAATCGCCCTTGACTCTGGTGTGGCAGTTATCGCTAAACGTGGTGGTACCATTCAGTATGTGGATGCATCTCGTATCGTGGTGAAAGTTAACGAAGATGAAACCATTGCAGGCGAAGCAGGTATTGATATTTACAACCTGATCAAGTACACCCGTTCTAACCAAAACACCTGTATCAACCAAATTCCATGTGTGAAATTGGGCGAGCCTGTGGAACGTGGCGAAATCCTTGCCGATGGCCCTTCAACAGACTTAGGTGAACTTGCCCTTGGTCAAAATATCCGTGTGGCCTTCATGCCTTGGAACGGTTATAACTTTGAAGACTCCATGTTGGTGTCTGAGCGTGTGGTACAAGAAGATCGCTTCACCACCATCCACATTCAAGAGCTTTCTTGTGTGGCACGTGACACCAAATTGGGTGCAGAAGAAATCACTGCCGATATTCCAAACGTGGGTGAGTCTGCCCTTAGCAAATTGGACGAATCTGGTATTGTTTACATCGGTGCTGAAGTAAAAGGTGGCGATATTCTGGTTGGTAAAGTTACGCCAAAAGGCGAAACCCAACTTACCCCAGAAGAGAAGCTCCTCCGTGCTATCTTCGGTGAAAAAGCCTCTGATGTGAAAGACTCCTCCCTTCGTGTGCCAAACGGTACATCAGGTACGGTTATCGACGTTCAAGTATTCACCCGTGATGGCGTGGAAAAAGACAAGCGTGCATTAGAAATTGAAGAAATGCAGTTGCGTGATGCTAAGAAAGACTTGACCGAAGAGTTCGAGATCTTAGAAGCAGGCCTCTTTGCTCGTGTGCGTGGTCTCTTGATTGCAGGCGGCGTGAAAGAAGCTGACCTAGACAAGCTCAGCCGTGACAAGTGGTTAGAACAAACCCTTGACGACGAAGCCAAACAGAACCAGCTTGAGCAACTTGCCGAACAGCACGAAGAACTCCGCAAAGAGTTTGAACGCAAGCTCGAAATCAAGCGTAACAAGATCATTCAAGGGGATGATCTTGCCCCTGGCGTGCTCAAAGTGGTTAAGGTTTACCTCGCGGTTAAACGCCAAATTCAACCAGGCGATAAGATGGCCGGCCGTCACGGTAACAAGGGTGTTATCTCAAAAATCAACCCTGTGGAAGACATGCCGTATGACGAAAACGGTCAGCCAGTTGAAATCGTCCTCAACCCACTGGGCGTACCGTCTCGTATGAACATCGGTCAGATTTTGGAAACCCACTTAGGCTTAGCTGCCCGTGGTATCGGTGACAAGATCAACGAAATGATCAAGCAACAACAGTCTGTGGCTAAATTGCGTGAATATATGCAAAAAGCCTACGACCTGGGCCACGGTGCACAAGAAGTGGATCTCAGCACCTTCTCTGATGAAGAAGTGATCCGCTTGGCCAACAACCTACGTAAGGGTCTACCGCTTGCGACACCAGTATTTGACGGTGCCCACGAAAGCGAAATCAAGGGTTTATTAGAGTTAGGTGGCTTGCCAACTTCAGGCCAAATCACCCTTTATGATGGCCGTACCGGTGAGAAATTCGAGCGTCCTGTAACCGTAGGTTATATGTATATGCTCAAACTCAACCACTTGGTTGATGACAAGATGCACGCCCGTTCAACCGGTTCTTACAGCCTGGTTACCCAACAACCGCTGGGTGGTAAAGCCCAATTCGGTGGTCAGCGTTTCGGTGAGATGGAGGTGTGGGCACTTGAAGCTTATGGTGCGGCTTATACCCTTCAAGAAATGCTTACCGTTAAGTCGGATGACGTAAACGGCCGTACTAAGATGTATAAGAACATCGTGGACGGAACCCATTATATGGAACCAGGTATGCCAGAGTCCTTTAACGTAATCACCAAGGAAATCCGTGCCTTGGCGATTGATATGGAGCTGGATGAGGCCTAA